One Sphingomonas sp. FARSPH DNA segment encodes these proteins:
- a CDS encoding ATP-binding protein has product MTDDVQSSVGSWDWDIPADRVTADPGFAALYGVDVAQAQRGVPIASFFAGIHPDDVARVHEEVDRTIATGGEFSSEYRLVQPDGRSLWVMAKGRCILDDVGRPSRFPGISFDIDARKRAELRLAGLIELNDRLREPGDAADLAFAAAEILGRLFEVGRVGYGTIDRAAETIVTERAWCAPGISPLPAILHFRDYGSYIEDLKRGDTVAIDDAYKDPRTRATAEALKGLSALSFINMPVTEQGGFVALLYLNHPVPRVWRPDEVAFVRDVAERTRDAVERRRAEQDLAALTASLEEQVHARTAELMAAEEHLRQAQKMEAVGQLTGGLAHDFNNMLTGISGALEMMQVRIRQGRINDLDRYVSAAQGAAKRAAALTHRLLAFSRRQTLDPKPTDVNRLVADMHDLIQRTVGPAIGVELVGQSGLWPAMVDPNQLENALLNLCINARDAMPDGGRITIETANRWLDQRAARERDLDPGQYLSLCVTDTGTGMTPEVQARAFDPFYTTKPMGEGTGLGLSMIYGFARQSGGQVRIYSELGQGTTMCIYLPRHYGDAAEEDASTIVAASPRAGEGQATVMVVDDEPTIRMLVTEVLCEMGHNVLEAGDAAAAMRLFATGTPVDLLITDVGLPGQINGRQLADAVLEERAGLKVLFITGYAENAVIGNGPLAPNMGLVTKPFAMEHIADRIAALLRE; this is encoded by the coding sequence CCGGCCGACCGGGTCACCGCCGATCCGGGGTTTGCCGCGCTCTACGGCGTCGATGTGGCGCAGGCGCAGCGCGGCGTCCCGATCGCGTCCTTCTTCGCCGGCATTCACCCCGATGATGTGGCGCGCGTCCACGAGGAGGTCGACCGCACGATCGCGACGGGCGGCGAATTCAGCAGCGAATACCGCCTCGTCCAGCCCGACGGGCGCAGCCTGTGGGTGATGGCGAAGGGGCGCTGCATCCTCGACGACGTCGGCCGGCCATCGCGCTTTCCGGGGATCAGCTTCGACATCGATGCGCGCAAGCGTGCCGAGCTGCGCCTCGCCGGCCTGATCGAACTCAACGATCGGCTGCGCGAACCGGGGGATGCCGCCGATCTCGCCTTCGCCGCCGCCGAAATCCTCGGCCGGTTGTTTGAAGTGGGGCGGGTCGGCTACGGCACGATCGACCGCGCCGCGGAAACCATCGTCACCGAACGCGCCTGGTGCGCGCCGGGGATTTCGCCATTGCCGGCTATCCTGCACTTTCGCGACTATGGCTCGTACATCGAGGATCTGAAGCGCGGCGATACCGTCGCGATCGACGATGCGTACAAGGACCCGCGCACGCGCGCCACCGCGGAGGCATTGAAGGGTCTTTCCGCATTGTCGTTCATCAACATGCCGGTGACCGAACAGGGCGGCTTCGTCGCGCTGCTCTACCTCAACCACCCCGTGCCGCGCGTCTGGCGACCCGACGAGGTCGCCTTCGTCCGCGATGTCGCGGAACGGACGCGCGATGCGGTCGAGCGGCGGCGCGCCGAACAGGATCTGGCGGCGCTCACCGCCTCGCTCGAGGAACAGGTCCATGCCCGCACCGCCGAGCTGATGGCGGCGGAGGAGCATCTGCGCCAGGCGCAGAAGATGGAAGCGGTCGGCCAGCTCACCGGCGGACTCGCGCACGATTTTAACAACATGCTCACCGGCATCTCCGGCGCGCTCGAGATGATGCAGGTGCGCATCCGGCAGGGGCGGATAAACGACCTCGACCGCTACGTCAGCGCGGCGCAGGGCGCGGCGAAGCGGGCGGCGGCGCTCACCCACCGCCTGCTCGCCTTTTCGCGCCGCCAGACGCTCGATCCCAAGCCGACCGACGTCAACCGCCTGGTCGCCGACATGCACGACCTCATCCAGCGGACCGTCGGGCCGGCGATCGGCGTGGAACTGGTCGGACAGTCCGGGCTATGGCCCGCGATGGTCGATCCCAACCAGCTCGAGAATGCGCTGCTCAACCTGTGCATCAATGCGCGCGATGCGATGCCCGATGGCGGGCGCATCACGATCGAGACCGCCAACCGCTGGCTCGACCAGCGTGCCGCGCGCGAACGCGACCTCGATCCGGGCCAGTATCTGTCGCTGTGCGTCACCGACACCGGCACCGGCATGACGCCGGAGGTGCAGGCGCGCGCCTTCGACCCCTTCTACACCACCAAACCGATGGGGGAGGGGACGGGCCTCGGCCTGTCGATGATCTACGGCTTCGCACGCCAGTCAGGCGGCCAGGTGCGCATCTATTCGGAACTGGGGCAGGGGACGACGATGTGCATCTACCTGCCCCGCCATTACGGCGATGCGGCGGAGGAGGATGCGTCCACGATCGTCGCTGCGTCGCCGCGCGCAGGCGAGGGACAGGCGACGGTGATGGTCGTCGACGACGAACCGACGATCCGCATGCTGGTGACCGAAGTGCTTTGCGAGATGGGGCATAACGTGCTTGAGGCGGGCGACGCCGCTGCGGCGATGCGCCTGTTCGCGACCGGCACGCCCGTCGACCTGCTCATCACCGACGTCGGTCTGCCGGGCCAGATCAACGGCCGCCAGCTCGCCGACGCGGTGCTGGAGGAGCGGGCCGGGCTGAAGGTGTTGTTCATCACCGGCTATGCCGAAAATGCGGTGATCGGCAACGGTCCGCTCGCTCCCAACATGGGCCTCGTCACCAAACCCTTCGCGATGGAGCATATCGCCGATCGGATCGCGGCGCTGCTGCGGGAATAG
- a CDS encoding HpcH/HpaI aldolase/citrate lyase family protein: MTTIDGRRRSVLFLPASNPRAIAKLATLACDAAILDLEDAVAPEAKAAARDAATATARDRAVAIRINALDTPWGRDDAAAAGGAMAVVLPKVSSADDLHAARDAVGADGPPLWAMIETCGAVLRLGEIVGAAAAARCTVLIAGTNDLAKEMRCRPGTDRAPLVPVLAQIVIAGRAAGLTVLDGVCNAIGDAARLAAECAQGAMLGFDGKTLIHPGQIDAANAAFGPDAAEIAWARAVVAAFAAPEAAGKGAIRLDGAMVERLHLAEAKRILAMA; this comes from the coding sequence ATGACGACGATCGATGGACGGCGGCGCAGCGTCTTGTTCCTGCCGGCATCCAACCCGCGTGCGATCGCCAAGCTCGCGACCCTCGCCTGCGATGCCGCGATCCTCGACCTGGAGGATGCCGTGGCGCCCGAGGCGAAGGCGGCGGCGCGTGATGCCGCGACGGCGACCGCGCGCGATCGGGCGGTGGCGATCCGGATCAACGCGCTCGACACGCCCTGGGGACGCGACGATGCCGCGGCGGCGGGAGGGGCGATGGCGGTGGTGTTGCCCAAGGTGTCGTCGGCGGACGATCTGCATGCGGCGCGGGATGCCGTCGGCGCGGACGGACCGCCGTTGTGGGCGATGATCGAGACGTGCGGCGCGGTGCTGCGGCTGGGCGAGATCGTCGGCGCGGCCGCGGCCGCACGCTGCACCGTGCTGATCGCGGGGACCAACGACCTTGCCAAGGAGATGCGCTGCCGACCCGGGACGGACCGGGCACCGCTGGTCCCGGTGCTGGCGCAGATCGTGATCGCGGGCCGCGCGGCGGGGCTGACGGTGCTCGACGGCGTGTGCAACGCGATCGGTGATGCGGCACGACTGGCGGCGGAATGCGCGCAGGGCGCGATGCTGGGCTTCGACGGCAAGACGCTGATCCACCCGGGCCAGATCGATGCGGCGAACGCGGCGTTCGGGCCGGACGCTGCCGAGATCGCCTGGGCGCGCGCCGTGGTCGCGGCCTTTGCCGCACCCGAGGCGGCGGGCAAGGGCGCGATCCGGCTGGACGGCGCGATGGTCGAGCGGCTGCACCTGGCGGAGGCGAAGCGGATATTGGCGATGGCGTGA